A window of bacterium genomic DNA:
AAGCCCCAGGGCGCGGCCTGCGCGTAGCCGCGGCAAAAGTGCGTGAGCGCCGCTGCGCTTTGTTGCGGCGTCAGCTTCTCACGCAGCGGCAGATAAAGCAAGTGCGCCGCAAAACTCGCGACATCGCCGATGGGATTGCCGCACTGGAAATCATCGAAGTCGATCACAGCGAGCGTGTCGTCCACCAGCAGGCATTGCGAGATGCGAAAGCCGTTGTGAATCGGCGTGATGGGCAGGGCAGGCAGTTCGGCGTGCTGTGTACGCAGCGCCTGCCCGAGCGCCGCCACGGCCGGTTGAAATGCGCCGTCGAAATCAGCGATGATCCTTTCCGCCTTCGCCACTTCGGCGAGCACGTGCTGGCCGGTGTGCCGCGGCAGATTACCGATCTGACATTGCTGCAAACCCGCCAGTCCGGCGCCGAGGCGCGCCGCCGTGTACGCGAGATCGAGCTCGGCGAGATGATCATCGACGTTCCGCCCGCGCAAGCCCGTCATAAAGAGCGTGTTCATTTCAGCATCAAAGAAGAGCGGCCGGGGAACGATGAACGCGCCGGATTGGCACAAGGGCGATTGCCAGACCGCCTGCAGCGTCGCGAAAATCGCGGCGGCCTCGGTTTTGTGATTGTAGGTCTTGCTGTAAAGCACCGTTGTGCTGCCCTCGCTGAAGCGCAACGCATGCCGCAGTGTGCAGCGATCCCAGGGCGCATACTTCACGACTTCAGCCTCGGCCGTCACCAACGTTGCGCCCGGCGCAGGCCGCAGCAGTTCCTCGTGCGAGCGGAGCAGGTCACGGCGGCGATTGCTGTCCAACAGGCGATGCAGATGCCTCAGCCGGGAATCATTCGGAAAGCCCCACAACAACAGATCCAGTTCAGGCAGCAGATGCAGCGCCGGACCGAATTGCGGTTGCACCTGCGGCTGGTTTTGCGCTTTGGCGAGGCGGGCGGCCAGTTTGCCTTTGGCTTCGATGACGCCGGAGAATATCTGCGCGCCACTCCTGCCGGATTGCAGATCACTGATGTGCAGCTCATAGCAAACCTCGCATTTCTTGCCGGGTTTGTAGCGCATCTGCAGCAGCCGCAGATCGTGAATGTGCAAATGGCCGGCAGCGAAACCGGGAAGCTGACGCTGCAAATGCTCCTTCATCGCGCGCGGATCGGCAAGCACTTGCAATTGGGGAAGGTGACTGTCGGCCGGCGCTGTGAGCGTTTGATTCATGCCTGATTCCTTGAATGAATGAGTCGCATTGATTCTGGCTGCGGCATTGCAGCCGGCGTGACTGCCGGTTGCGCCGTTGCGATTCCCGGGTTGCGGGCGCGACGGCAATCCTGCCCGGTTGGTTTCACGTTGTGCTGCTTGCGGCTTTAATCATGGCCAATCCGCGGATGTTGCCGGCCAGATCATACTTGGCAAGCTCGTCGAAGTAGGTGGCGCATTGTTGCAGCAACTCACTCTCCGGGGCGTGCAGCGCGCCGGCCAGCCACTGCTGAAGTTGCGCGCGGCTCTCTGCCAGCGGCTGCAGCGTTTCGTGTTTGTAGAAGCCTTCGTCATTCGCACCGACTCTGAGATAGACGAGACGCTGCCGCAGTCTCTCGTATCCGGCTTCGTGGAGCGCCGCGGCGAGATGCCGATTCTGCAGGTTCGCTGCAGCCCGCGCCGCAAACGCCTTGAAGTAATCCGGCCCCATGCGATAACAGGTGATGAAGGTGAAACGATCCTCTTCCTGCGGCAAGGCCACGAAGAGATCGAACAGCGGCTGCGGCAGCGACATGACCAACGCCATGTTGGTGATACCGACTTTGGAATAGCGTTGGCGAAAACGCTGCAGCGCACCGTTGTTTTGGCAGGTGAGCGCCAGCGTTTCCACCGCTTGCTGCAGTGTGGCTTCCGCATGTTCCTGCACCTGCGATCGGCCGGTTTCAGGCTGCGGTACCACCACCACGCTTTTGAGCGCGACATCGGAATAGTACTTCGGCTTGTCGGGGCTGCTGCAGATCCAGGCGAGACGGAACAACACGATCAGTTGGCGCGCCGTTTCCGCGGCAATGCCAAATGCCTCTTGCACCTGGTGCACGGCGGCAGCGGTGATCGGCAGGGCTGGATGCAAGCAGTTCGCCTGCCGCAGCCGCTGTACGAACGATTTGAACTGGCTCTCCACCGCTGCGCTGAGCGTGCCCAAACCGAATCGTTGCAGCAGGCGCGGCAGTTGCCGGCGCACAAATGGTTGGGCCTCGCCCAAATCAGAATCGCGGAGCACGGCAGCCACGTGGTCATCGCAACGCGCGCCAAGCTGCGCCACCTGCGCGATGAAATCGGCGCAGTCCGCATAGGTTGCCGGTGAGCAATACTCCTGGCGCGGATCGTCGAGGCGGAAGATCAGCTTGGCCGCGCCCAGCTTGCGCCGGTCGTGCAGCAGCTTGGCAATCAGCAAATGGCGAATGTGCGCCAGCAGCCCTTCCACTTCGGCGGCCGCATGCGTGGCTGCCAGCGCTGCGGTGATTGCCGCGAAGTCAAAGAGTTCGTTCAGCCGCGGCCAAAACGTTTGCGCCAGCTCCAAACGGCTTTTCACCACACTGCCGCGCACAAACGCGAGCAGATAGGCTGCCGCGGGCTGGCGTTCCGCCAGCCGCGCCAGCACAGCGGCATTGAGATGATCAATCAGCGTTTGGAAGTATTCCGGACTTTCGGGACCGGCCACTGCGACGGCCGGCACCTTGCCCGTAACGCGCGTGACGCCGGCGCCGGCGTTGATGGGCAAGCGCAGATAATCCGAAAGGTGCTTCGCTGGATTGCCGTTCGATGACATGAGATGACTTTCACGAATGTAGAGAAATTTCAAACGTCCACCCTGGCTGGAATTTGCACAGGACCATCACAGGCCGGCCGGCGATTCCAGCAGTTCCTCCAGCAGCGCAAAGGCAGCGACCACTTGCTGCCGGGCCTCACGCTCCATGCGCTTGAGCGAGGAATGCATTTTCCCCAGCAGGAAAGCTGTGACATACCATGCCAGGCGCCGGCGCTCACATGGCCAGGGTACGAGCGCAGCATAACTCTCGACAAAAAGCGCTGCGGCTGCGGTGATCGGCGCAGCGGCAACGCCGTCGCTGACGCGCAGATAAATCACCGAAGCGAGAAACTCCGCGACATCATAGAGCGGATCGCCCACCGCCAGCGCGTCGAAATCCACCAGGCCGGGCTGCTCCTCACGCACGAGGATCTGCGCCAGCTTGAAGGTGCCGTGGATGGTCGTGCGTGGCGTGCCGGCCGCGCTGCGCGGCAGGGTGGCAGCCATTTTCTGCAGCAGGTGCGCTTGCCGCTCGCGCACTTCAGGCAGAAACTTGAGGATTTGCGCGGCGTTGTCTCTGGCGTTGGTCAGCATGGTTGCCGGACTCGCGCCAGGCCGTTGCAGTTCCGCCGGCAGCTCGATTTGATGCAATGCCGCCAGCATGGCCGCGATTTTGGGCAGCACGGGCGCGTGGGCGAGCGTAGCCCAGCCGCGCTCGGCGCAACGCCGGGTCAGGGATTCTCCCTCCCAGGCATGCTGCCACAAGGTTTTGATCTCGGGAAGATAGGCAATCGGCGCCGGCACATTCAGCACGCCCGCGGCACAGGCGCGGCTCGCACAAATCACTCGCAGCGCCGCCGCGACCGTGCGGCCGCTGGCGTCGTCCGTGGTCTTGCTGTAGAACGTGCGCGTTTGTTGCTCGCCCGCGGCATGGCGCAACGAGACCCGGTAACGCAACACGCACCGTTTGCCCGGCATGTATTTCACTTTGTGGTCGAACACCTCGGTGCAATGCCACGCGCCCGACAAGCCGAATTCCGCCAGATTGCGCTCGACATTCTGCCGGATGAAGTCAGCGTCCTTCAGCCGGGCGAGCTGTGGCAGCTTGGGATCATGCGGAAAGGCGTGCACGACCATGCGGCGCTCCGGCCACAAGCTGACCGGTTTCCAGAAATCGCCAGCAGACCAGGAGGGCGTTGCGCTTTCACCGCCGCCCGCTACTGCGCCGTTGCGCTGCAGGCGGCCGTGCAGCCATTGATCGAAGGGGCGGCCGTGGTGATCGTGACCCTGCACCCGGTAGGCGATGAGGCAGGCCTTGCCGGGTTTCTGATACACGCGCGTGACGCGGCACTGCTGCACGCGCAAGCCGAGGCCGGGATACTCATGTTGAAAAAACTCTTCGAACGCCGCCGCCATGGCGACCGGGTCGGTTTCCGGCAGCGCCGGTGTCACAGCATCGTCCGTGCTCAAGGTGTCGTCTTTCACGTTCGTTCTCGTCCTTCAACCTGCCAGGAGGTCGACCGGCGCGGTTGCAGCCGGTGTTTTGTCTTCCCCGGCGGCAGTGATTTTTTTCGGGGCTTTGGGTTTGTGGCCCAATACCTGCAATTCGTAGAACTCGCGGTATTGCGGGCTGCTTTCGAGCAGCTCTTCGTGCGTGCCGGTCTGCATCAGTTTGCCCTCTTCCAGCACGACGATTTTATCGGCGTTCTTGATGGTCGAAAAACGATGCGCAATGACAAACGTGGTTTTGTTCTTGGTCAACTCCTCGAGGGCCTGCGTCACCAGCGCTTCGGATTTGGCATCCAGTCCGGAAGAAGGCTCGTCCAGGATCAAAATCGGCGCGTCGCGCAGCATGGCGCGCGCAATGCTGAGGCGCTGGCGCTGGCCGCCGGAGAGATTGTCGCCGCCGTCCCAAATCATGGTGTCGTAGCCATCCGGCATCTGCATGATGAAGTCATGCGCCTGCGCGGCCTTGGCCGCGGCGATGATTTCCTCATCCGTCGCGCCCTCCTTGCCGAACGCGATGTTATCGCGCACGGTGCGGCGCATGAGCTTGGCCTCTTGCAGCACGATGGTCACCTGCCGGCGCAGCGAAGCCAGGGTGAACTGGCGCAGGTCGTGGCCATCCATCAAAATCTTCCCGGCGGTGGGATCATAGAAGCGCAGCAGCAGGCTGATGAGCGTGGATTTGCCCGCGCCGCTATGGCCCACCAGCGCGACCTTTTCGCCGGGCGCGGCCGAAAAGTCGATGTTCTTCAGAACCTCCGCCTGGCCTTTTTTGTAGGAGAACGAAACCTCCTTGAATTCCACCTGGCCGGAAAGCGGCGGCGCAGGCACGGCATCCTTGGCATCGGCCATCACCATGTCGGTTTCCACTAACTCGAGCAAACGGCCGGCGGCGACCTGCGATTTCGCCACTTCGAAAAACAGCGCGGCGTATTTGTCGATCGGGCCGTAAAGCTGTTTGAGATAGCTGAAGAAGATGAACAGCACACCGGGCGTGATCGCGCCGCTCATCGCATGTTTCCCGCCCCAGTAGACCACAATGGCGGTGGCCGTCGCGATGATGAGATCGGCGACCCGCTTGAACATCTTGGACAGCCGCATCGCGGTGATGTCGGCGGTCATGCTCTGGCGGTTTTGCTGCTCGAAGCGCGCCTTCTCCGCGGATTCCTTGCCGTACGCCTGCACCAAGGCCAGCGAATCGACGTTTTCGAGAATGATGGTGGTGACTTCGGTTTCGCGGCTGCGCTTGGTTTTCGCCGCTTTTTTCACGCCCTCGCCGAACCGTACGTTGTAGTAGAACAGCACCGGCACGCCGACCAGCGCCATCAGCGCCAGGCGCCAGTCGAGCATGATCATCAAGCTGGAATAGGCGATGATCTGGCCGACGCGATCGACGGTTTCCTGCGGCAGCTCGATGAGCATGGGCTTCAGGCCGCTGATGTCGGAGGTCATGCGATACACGATATCGCCCGAACGAAAGGTGCCGTGAAACGACAGCGACAGCCGTTGCAGATGCGCGAAGACGCGCTCGCGGATGTCGGCGAGCATGCGGTCACCGGTAGCCGAGAGATAGTATTTCGCGACATAGGAAAACGTGCCGTCGACCAGGGTGATGAGAATGATTGAAAGCGCGAGCCCGAGCAGCAGGTTCTCGGGATTCGTTCCGAGGAATTGCGGCAAAAACTGGAATTGCGACGGAAAAGGCTCGTTCAGCACGAGATGGTCGAGGATCAGTTTGAGCGGCCAAGGCACGAGCAGCGTCGTGAGAATGCTGATTCCCAACGCACCGTAAGCCACCAACAGTGTCTTCCAGTATTTGCGATAGTGCCGGCCGAAGACGTGGTAGAACTTTACCAACTCCTTCATGCTGACGCGATCGGCCTTGGAGTACCTCTGGGCTTTCACTTGATGGGTCGGGAGGTCCGCATGCTTCATGCTCGTTCTCCGAAAAGATGAAATGATACTTTTGCCGGGTGCCGGTCGCTGAAGCTGCGCCGCTGATCCAGCGCGTGCTCAGCGGCGGTGAGGCAGGCCAGCGCCTGCGCCCGCCAATCCCGGTCGAGGCGGTGGCGCCAGGCGATCATGGCGCGCCGCAGATAAATCAAAGCTTGATACTGGCGCACGCCCTCGATTTCCCCGAGCGGCCGCAAGCGATCATACTGCTCAAGGAAAAGCGCGATCATGCGGTCACTGGCACGGCCGAGATGGGTCTTCAGCACGATGATGAAATTGCACAGATCCAGCGCGGCATGCGACCGGCACAAGCCATCGAAGTCGATGAAGGACACATGATCTTCGGCGTGGAAGATTTGCGTTAGGCCGAGATCGCCGTGCACCGGGCAGCGTTTCATCGCGGCGAGGCTGCCGTCACTGAGCAGTTGGGCAGCCAGCGCGGCGAGGCGGCGGCGTGCTTCCGGCAAATCCGCCATCAAATGCTCCAGCCCGGGGTGGCAGTATTTCTGCAGATGCAGCGCCAGCGTGTTCCTGCTCTCCAAGTCGAGATCGAGACGATGCAGCGCCGCGAGATTGCGCGCGGTGGCTGCGACGGTCTGCGCGAAAGTTCCGTGATGCAGCAAGTAGTCGGCACGGATGCCCGGCGCAGCTTCCTGCAGCACCATGCCCCATTCCGCGACGTAGGCGAGCGGCCGCGGCAGGTGAAAACGCGGCGTGGCACACTGGGCCGCCTGCCAGAGTTTGCGCATATTCGCAAAGATCGCCTGTCCGCGCTCGCGGCGATAGAGTTTGCCGATCACCCGCCGGCGGCCGTGGCGCGTGGCGAAATCATACGCAATGACGCAGCGCTTGCCGGGCGTGTGCTTGAGCAACTCGATGCCGGGAGCGCCACCGTCCAGCTCGCTCTCCGGCAAATGCTCGACCAGCCGGTCGCGCACCGTGGCCGCATGCAACGCGGCGGCGAGGCTGGGCAGCTTGCGATCGGCAAGCGGCGCCGCAACAGCAGAAAGGTTTTCGCACCGATCATTCATGCTTTGTCTTTGCGTGCTGACCGCGCGGCGCGGCGTAGGCATGCGCGGGTTGATTCGTGATCTTTGCCAGGGCGAATGCGCGCTCGCGCCGGCACTCCGTGGCGCGGGCTGCTTGTGCGGGAAGCCCGGCGCGTGATGAATGGCATTCAGGGGATACCACACCGAATCGCTGCCTGCGGAAAATCACAGGCATGAGGGCGGCCTCCAGGTGCAGCGCTGCTTCACCAGCGCCGCCGAAGGCCCGGCAGCAGAGGGCGCACGAAGGAATCGCGCCGGCAAGATTCAGGTGTTGTGCTTCCAGGTCAGATCAATCTTCCCCGGCTTCCACCAACTCTTCCTCGTCATCAAAGAAATCCTCCAAAGGGGCGGCGGCATGGCCGCTGCTTTTGACCGCCTGGAGGCAGGCGACGCCGCGCTCGATCATGCGGCGTACTTTTTTCTCCCAGCCCGGCTCCTGCAGCCGCAGACACTTGCAGGCGCGGCGCAAATGCGTCAAACCCTCATGCAGCGGAATGCGTTGCCGAATCGCGGGATCCATGAGAGTGAAATATTCGTCCAGGAAAGCCTCGAGCAGCGCGGGCAAGCCGGGTGCGCGTTTCACTTTGCCGCGCAAGAAGACGAGCAGATTGCCGAGATCCGAAGCAGGATCGCCATAGCACAGGGCATCATAGTCGATCAACCAGGAACGGTTGCCCTCGAGATGCACCTGGCCGAGGTGGAAGTCGCCGTGCAGCGGCGTCATGGCAATGTCGCCGAAACTCGCCTCCAGCTCATAGGCGGTGGCAACGAGGCCGGCGATTGCCGGCGCGAGGTCGGGCAGCGCGAGCGCGAGAAATTCATGGCGCGGATGGCAGCGGGTGAGCAGTTCCCGGACCGTGAAGGGCGCGCTCGGGACGAGTGGCGAGCGGTGCAGCTTCGCCAGCGTGCGCGCCAGCAGCCGGAAGGCCGCGGTGTTATCCGGTTTCCGGGCAAATGCCTTGACCGGAACGCCCGGCACTTCCTCTTGCAGGAGCATGCACAACTCATCCAAAAACTCATATGGCTCGGGCATGCTGATGCCGTCGCCGGCCTCGCGGTCGAAGCCGTGCCGCCACAGGGTGCGCATGTCGTCGTACACTTGCCGGCCCTGATTGGCCTTGTAAACTTTGCCGATCACGCGCCAAACCGGCTGCGCCGCGCCCGCGAGCGCGACGCGGTAGCGCAACACACAGCGTTGATTGCGCCGGCGCAGAACTTCGATGTCGACGCGGCTCACCTCCACTGCCTGTCCGAAACGCGCTTGCACCTGCGGCCGAAACACGGCCTGCATTTGCTCTTCCTCCAGCGCGGTGGCGAGAGTGTACAGTTTGTCTTTGACTTTCAACGCAGCAGACTTTGCTGTGGTATCCATGATGAAGCCCTTGTCTGTGGTGGATGGATGCGCGTGCTTGCCGTTTACTCCGCGAGGGCTGCAGCAGCGGTGCGTTTTACCGGCCACGCAGCGGGCGCATGGTTGCCGGCTACCGGCTTGGCGGTGGTGACGTCCGCCGTCTCTTCGCCCAGCGCACGGCGCAGCGCATTGCCGATCTTTTCGACGTTGCGCCGGGAATCGAATTCGCGGATCACTTTTTCGCGGCCGGCGCGACCCCAGGCTTGCGCCAACTCCGGGTCGCGCAACAGCGTGGCCATGGCGGCAGCAAAGGCCGGCGGATTTTTCTCCGGCACTAGCAGGCCGTTCACGCCGTGATCAACGCATTCCGGAATGCCGGAAATATCGGTGGAGACCACGGGTATTTCCATGGCCATCGCTTCGACGATGACGTTGGGAATGCCGTCGCGGTCGCCGTCGCTTTGCACCTCGCACGCCAGCGCGAACAAGTCGGCCTGGCAATAGTATTCGAGCAACTCGCGCTGCGACAGCGCTGGCAGCAGCGTGACGCAATCATGCAAGCCCAGGCTGCGAATCTGCGCGCGGAGCTGTTCTTTCAGCTCGCCGCCGCCGATGAGGTGGCAATGAAACTCCAGGCCCTGCTGGCGCAAGAGATGCAGCGCTTGCACCAGCGTGGGAAAACCCTTCTTGGGCACAAAGCGACCAATCGAGAGAATGCGGGGGCAACCTTCGCTCCTGCGCTTGACCGGCGCGGAAAAGAAGTCGGTGTCCAGGCCGTGATAACAGCGCATCACCTCGCGGCCGGGGCCGGCGATCTGCTGCAAATAATTGCGATTGTATGCCGTGCAGGTGGTCACCATGCTGGCGCCG
This region includes:
- a CDS encoding aminoglycoside phosphotransferase family protein, which codes for MNQTLTAPADSHLPQLQVLADPRAMKEHLQRQLPGFAAGHLHIHDLRLLQMRYKPGKKCEVCYELHISDLQSGRSGAQIFSGVIEAKGKLAARLAKAQNQPQVQPQFGPALHLLPELDLLLWGFPNDSRLRHLHRLLDSNRRRDLLRSHEELLRPAPGATLVTAEAEVVKYAPWDRCTLRHALRFSEGSTTVLYSKTYNHKTEAAAIFATLQAVWQSPLCQSGAFIVPRPLFFDAEMNTLFMTGLRGRNVDDHLAELDLAYTAARLGAGLAGLQQCQIGNLPRHTGQHVLAEVAKAERIIADFDGAFQPAVAALGQALRTQHAELPALPITPIHNGFRISQCLLVDDTLAVIDFDDFQCGNPIGDVASFAAHLLYLPLREKLTPQQSAAALTHFCRGYAQAAPWGLPKTVLAWHTAAQLVAKQATKCITLAKKNHAEKVSRLLDLAAAILAHEKELY
- a CDS encoding aminoglycoside phosphotransferase family protein; this translates as MKDDTLSTDDAVTPALPETDPVAMAAAFEEFFQHEYPGLGLRVQQCRVTRVYQKPGKACLIAYRVQGHDHHGRPFDQWLHGRLQRNGAVAGGGESATPSWSAGDFWKPVSLWPERRMVVHAFPHDPKLPQLARLKDADFIRQNVERNLAEFGLSGAWHCTEVFDHKVKYMPGKRCVLRYRVSLRHAAGEQQTRTFYSKTTDDASGRTVAAALRVICASRACAAGVLNVPAPIAYLPEIKTLWQHAWEGESLTRRCAERGWATLAHAPVLPKIAAMLAALHQIELPAELQRPGASPATMLTNARDNAAQILKFLPEVRERQAHLLQKMAATLPRSAAGTPRTTIHGTFKLAQILVREEQPGLVDFDALAVGDPLYDVAEFLASVIYLRVSDGVAAAPITAAAALFVESYAALVPWPCERRRLAWYVTAFLLGKMHSSLKRMEREARQQVVAAFALLEELLESPAGL
- a CDS encoding ABC transporter ATP-binding protein/permease — protein: MKHADLPTHQVKAQRYSKADRVSMKELVKFYHVFGRHYRKYWKTLLVAYGALGISILTTLLVPWPLKLILDHLVLNEPFPSQFQFLPQFLGTNPENLLLGLALSIILITLVDGTFSYVAKYYLSATGDRMLADIRERVFAHLQRLSLSFHGTFRSGDIVYRMTSDISGLKPMLIELPQETVDRVGQIIAYSSLMIMLDWRLALMALVGVPVLFYYNVRFGEGVKKAAKTKRSRETEVTTIILENVDSLALVQAYGKESAEKARFEQQNRQSMTADITAMRLSKMFKRVADLIIATATAIVVYWGGKHAMSGAITPGVLFIFFSYLKQLYGPIDKYAALFFEVAKSQVAAGRLLELVETDMVMADAKDAVPAPPLSGQVEFKEVSFSYKKGQAEVLKNIDFSAAPGEKVALVGHSGAGKSTLISLLLRFYDPTAGKILMDGHDLRQFTLASLRRQVTIVLQEAKLMRRTVRDNIAFGKEGATDEEIIAAAKAAQAHDFIMQMPDGYDTMIWDGGDNLSGGQRQRLSIARAMLRDAPILILDEPSSGLDAKSEALVTQALEELTKNKTTFVIAHRFSTIKNADKIVVLEEGKLMQTGTHEELLESSPQYREFYELQVLGHKPKAPKKITAAGEDKTPAATAPVDLLAG
- a CDS encoding aminoglycoside phosphotransferase family protein — its product is MNDRCENLSAVAAPLADRKLPSLAAALHAATVRDRLVEHLPESELDGGAPGIELLKHTPGKRCVIAYDFATRHGRRRVIGKLYRRERGQAIFANMRKLWQAAQCATPRFHLPRPLAYVAEWGMVLQEAAPGIRADYLLHHGTFAQTVAATARNLAALHRLDLDLESRNTLALHLQKYCHPGLEHLMADLPEARRRLAALAAQLLSDGSLAAMKRCPVHGDLGLTQIFHAEDHVSFIDFDGLCRSHAALDLCNFIIVLKTHLGRASDRMIALFLEQYDRLRPLGEIEGVRQYQALIYLRRAMIAWRHRLDRDWRAQALACLTAAEHALDQRRSFSDRHPAKVSFHLFGERA
- a CDS encoding aminoglycoside phosphotransferase family protein, which translates into the protein MDTTAKSAALKVKDKLYTLATALEEEQMQAVFRPQVQARFGQAVEVSRVDIEVLRRRNQRCVLRYRVALAGAAQPVWRVIGKVYKANQGRQVYDDMRTLWRHGFDREAGDGISMPEPYEFLDELCMLLQEEVPGVPVKAFARKPDNTAAFRLLARTLAKLHRSPLVPSAPFTVRELLTRCHPRHEFLALALPDLAPAIAGLVATAYELEASFGDIAMTPLHGDFHLGQVHLEGNRSWLIDYDALCYGDPASDLGNLLVFLRGKVKRAPGLPALLEAFLDEYFTLMDPAIRQRIPLHEGLTHLRRACKCLRLQEPGWEKKVRRMIERGVACLQAVKSSGHAAAPLEDFFDDEEELVEAGED
- a CDS encoding glycosyltransferase family 4 protein encodes the protein MSKTTTKVVAVILKGYPRLSETFITNEILLLEQLGFKLHIFALRNPGEAKIHENVRRVQARVTYIPDYFWPEARAFLKANLRLWWRRPEVYWQAFRYAALRSLRQRSSSTIKRFAQAAYLVQNFLMLPDSKGPARAGRVSIAHFYAHFSHGPTTVAYFAKWLTGTGYSFSAHAKDIYLQEHDFLREKLLGASMVTTCTAYNRNYLQQIAGPGREVMRCYHGLDTDFFSAPVKRRSEGCPRILSIGRFVPKKGFPTLVQALHLLRQQGLEFHCHLIGGGELKEQLRAQIRSLGLHDCVTLLPALSQRELLEYYCQADLFALACEVQSDGDRDGIPNVIVEAMAMEIPVVSTDISGIPECVDHGVNGLLVPEKNPPAFAAAMATLLRDPELAQAWGRAGREKVIREFDSRRNVEKIGNALRRALGEETADVTTAKPVAGNHAPAAWPVKRTAAAALAE